Proteins from a genomic interval of Trifolium pratense cultivar HEN17-A07 linkage group LG6, ARS_RC_1.1, whole genome shotgun sequence:
- the LOC123887997 gene encoding trans-cinnamate 4-monooxygenase-like, translated as MDLLLLEKTLLSLFIAAIIAITISKLRGKRFKLPPGPIPVPIFGNWLQVGDDLNHRNLTDLAKRFGEILLLRMGQRNLVVVSSPELAKEVLHTQGVEFGSRTRNVVFDIFTGKGQDMVFTVYGEHWRKMRRIMTVPFFTNKVVQQYRFGWESEAESVVNDVKKNSDASVGGIVIRRRLQLMMYNIMYRIMFDRRFESEEDPLFVKLKALNGERSRLAQSFEYNYGDFIPILRPFLKGYLKVCKEVKDRRLQLFKDYFVDERKKLESTKSTTSNDGLKCAIDHILDAQKKGEINDDNVLYIVENINVAAIETTLWSIEWGIAELVNHQEIQNKVREEMDRVLGPGHQVTEPDLQKLPYLQAVIKETLRLRMAIPLLVPHMNLHDAKLAGYDIPAESKILVNAWWLANNPALWKKPEEFRPERFLEEESHVEANGNDFRYLPFGVGRRSCPGIILALPILGITIGRLVQNFELLPPPGQSKIDTSEKGGQFSLHILKHSTVVAKPRSF; from the exons atggaTCTACTCCTCCTTGAAAAGACTCTTTTATCCCTCTTCATCGCCGCCATAATCGCAATCACAATCTCAAAACTCCGTGGAAAACGGTTCAAACTTCCACCAGGTCCAATTCCAGTCCCAATCTTTGGTAACTGGCTTCAAGTTGGCGATGATCTCAACCACCGTAATCTCACCGATTTAGCCAAACGCTTTGGCGAAATCCTGCTTCTCCGAATGGGACAACGAAATCTTGTCGTTGTCTCATCACCGGAGTTAGCAAAAGAAGTCCTCCACACACAAGGTGTTGAATTCGGTTCCAGAACACGGAACGTCGTATTCGACATCTTTACTGGAAAAGGACAGGATATGGTTTTCACTGTGTACGGTGAACATTGGCGTAAAATGAGGAGAATTATGACAGTACCATTTTTCACAAACAAAGTTGTACAACAATATAGATTTGGTTGGGAATCTGAAGCAGAAAGTGTTGTTAATGATGTTAAGAAAAATAGTGATGCTAGTGTTGGTGGAATTGTGATTAGAAGAAGATTACAATTGATGATGTATAATATTATGTATAGGATTATGTTTGATAGAAGATTTGAAAGTGAAGAAGATCCTTTGTTTGTGAAATTGAAAGCTTTGAATGGTGAAAGGAGTCGTTTGGCTCAAAGTTTTGAGTATAATTATGGTGattttattccaattttgaGACCTTTTTTGAAAGGTTATTTGAAGGTCTGTAAAGAAGTTAAGGATCGTAGGTTGCAGCTTTTCAAAGACTATTTCGTTGATGAGAGGAa GAAGCTTGAAAGCACCAAGAGCACCACTAGCAATGATGGACTTAAATGTGCTATTGATCACATTTTGGATGCTCAAAAGAAGGGAGAGATCAATGATGATAACGTTCTCTACATTGTTGAGAACATCAATGTTGCTG CAATCGAAACAACACTATGGTCAATTGAATGGGGAATTGCTGAGCTAGTGAACCACCAAGAGATTCAAAACAAAGTAAGGGAAGAGATGGATAGAGTTCTTGGACCAGGACACCAAGTAACTGAGCCAGATCTTCAGAAGCTACCTTACCTACAAGCCGTGATCAAAGAGACACTTCGTCTTCGCATGGCAATTCCACTTCTCGTCCCACACATGAACCTTCATGATGCAAAGCTTGCTGGTTATGACATCCCGGCCGAGAGCAAGATATTGGTCAACGCGTGGTGGCTCGCAAATAACCCCGCTCTGTGGAAAAAGCCAGAGGAATTTAGGCCTGAGAGGTTCTTGGAGGAAGAGTCGCATGTTGAGGCTAATGGAAATGACTTTAGGTACCTTCCTTTCGGTGTTGGTAGAAGGAGTTGCCCTGGAATTATTCTTGCTTTACCTATCC
- the LOC123888905 gene encoding protein TRANSPORT INHIBITOR RESPONSE 1 → MDHSFPQKVLEHLFSFIDSNKDRNAISLVSKSWYEIERRSRKKIFIGNCYAVSPTTVIKRFPELRSITLKGKPHFADFNLVPDGWGGYVYTWIEAMAVSVPLLEEIRLKRMVVTDESLELIAKSFKNFKVLVFISCDGFSTDGLEAIASNCRNLKELNLQESEVEDLSGDWLCYFPDSYTSLVSLNISCLNNEVNLSALEALLGRCPNLQTLCLNHAVPLDKLPSLLSQCPQLVELGTGVYSTEEMHPDVLSSLITAFSGCKQLKSLSGFWNVLPSYLPALYPICSRLTSLNLSYAIIQSSDIVKLIGQCPNLLRLWVLDYIEDVGLEAVAASCKDLQELRVFPSDPSCLELNNALTERGLVSVSKGCPKLQSVLYFCRQMSNAALSAIAQIRPNLTRFRLCILEPHTPDYLTLQPLDSGFGAIVEHCKDLQRLSLSGLLTDRVFEYIGTHAKKLEMLSVAFAGDSDLGLHYVLSGCENLRKLEIRDCPFGDEALLANAAKLETMRSLWMSSCSVSYGACKLLGQKMPKLNVEVIDESGPPDSRPDSCPVEKLYIYRSIAGPRLDMPGFVWTMGDDSSRKLELDVAGVEAQFRNL, encoded by the exons atggATCACTCATTCCCTCAGAAAGTTCTAGAACACCtattttcattcattgattCCAACAAAGACCGAAACGCAATCTCTCTAGTATCCAAATCATGGTACGAGATCGAACGGCGAAGCAGGAAGAAAATCTTCATCGGAAACTGCTACGCCGTTAGTCCTACAACAGTGATCAAACGATTCCCGGAGTTAAGATCCATTACGTTGAAAGGGAAGCCACACTTCGCCGACTTCAATTTAGTACCCGACGGTTGGGGCGGTTACGTCTATACTTGGATTGAAGCCATGGCTGTTAGCGTTCCTTTGCTTGAAGAGATTCGATTGAAGAGGATGGTTGTAACAGATGAGAGCTTGGAGCTTATAGCTAAATCGTTCAAGAATTTCAAAGTGTTGGTTTTTATTTCGTGTGATGGTTTTTCTACTGATGGACTTGAAGCCATTGCTTCCAATTGCAG GAATTTGAAGGAGTTGAACTTGCAGGAGAGTGAAGTGGAGGACCTTAGTGGGGATTGGCTATGCTATTTCCCTGATTCCTACACATCATTAGTTTCACTTAATATCTCTTGCTTGAACAATGAGGTGAATTTGTCTGCACTAGAGGCCCTGCTTGGTAGGTGTCCCAACCTCCAGACTCTCTGTCTCAATCATGCTGTGCCCCTTGATAAACTTCCCAGCTTACTTAGCCAATGTCCTCAGCTGGTTGAGTTAGGCACAGGAGTCTACTCAACCGAGGAGATGCATCCAGACGTCTTGTCAAGCCTAATAACAGCATTTTCTGGGTGCAAGCAATTGAAGAGCTTGTCTGGCTTTTGGAATGTCCTGCCATCCTACCTTCCGGCATTATACCCGATATGCTCTAGGCTAACATCACTAAACCTGAGTTATGCTATCATTCAAAGCTCTGATATTGTCAAACTTATCGGTCAATGCCCCAATTTGTTGCGGTTATGG GTGCTTGATTACATAGAAGATGTTGGTCTTGAAGCTGTTGCTGCTTCATGCAAGGATCTACAAGAGTTGAGGGTGTTTCCATCTGACCCATCTTGCTTAGAACTAAATAATGCATTGACAGAAAGGGGTCTCGTCTCTGTATCTAAAGGCTGCCCAAAGCTCCAGTCAGTTCTATACTTTTGTCGACAAATGTCGAATGCTGCTCTTAGTGCTATTGCACAGATTAGGCCTAATTTGACCCGTTTTCGCCTATGTATTCTTGAGCCTCATACTCCTGACTATCTTACCCTTCAACCACTGGATTCTGGTTTTGGAGCTATTGTTGAGCATTGCAAGGACCTTCAGCGCCTTTCCCTTTCTGGTCTTCTTACAGATCGTGTTTTTGAGTATATTGGAACTCATGCGAAGAAGCTGGAAATGCTATCTGTTGCTTTTGCTGGAGATAGCGATTTGGGTCTCCATTATGTGCTGTCTGGGTGTGAGAATCTTAGGAAGCTAGAGATTAGGGACTGCCCCTTTGGTGACGAGGCCCTTTTGGCCAATGCTGCAAAACTAGAGACAATGCGGTCCCTTTGGATGTCCTCTTGCTCAGTGAGTTATGGAGCGTGTAAGTTACTTGGTCAGAAAATGCCCAAACTTAACGTTGAAGTCATTGATGAAAGTGGGCCTCCAGATTCAAGACCTGATAGTTGTCCTGTTGAGAAGCTTTATATATACAGGAGTATTGCCGGGCCAAGATTGGACATGCCTGGTTTTGTCTGGACAATGGGGGATGATTCTTCACGAAAGCTCGAGCTTGACGTGGCAGGAGTAGAAGCTCAGTTTAGAAATCTCTGA